The following are from one region of the Bradyrhizobium sediminis genome:
- a CDS encoding feruloyl-CoA synthase has translation MTTAAVISRNDPTALFATPAVVADRRADGSIIVKSATPLQPHARCVGDWLEHWARQTPDKIFLGERASVDAPWATVSYGDALRQVRNTAAWILARGLSAERPLVILSDNSVDHALFALAAMHVGVPAAAISPAYSLVSKDFDKLKSMVKLLDPGAIYISSIRPFAAALAAIRPLHTADIVSGDADGSDAISFRSIAATPEAGAVAKAFAAVGPDTIAKFLFTSGSTGTPKAVINTQRMLTSSQQAKAQTWSFLDAARDDLVILDWLPWSHTFGANHNFNLVLRNGGTLYIDGGKPAPGLFATSLANLRSVMPTVYFNVPRGFDMLIAALRGDDELRRKFFGEVKFAFYAGAALPQNLWDAMEELSIKTTGRALPMVSAWGSTETSPLATDCHFQAKRSGNIGVPIPGTELKLVPSGDKLEVRVRGPNVTPGYWKAPELTAQAFDAEGFYLIGDAVTFADPDRPELGLFFDGRVAEDFKLNSGTWVSVGTLRVAGITALAPLAQDIVVTGHGGDHVRFLVFPNIAACRAHAGLPDSADIHEVIANEKVRAAIAQGLAKLKAQSGGGSSAHATRALLLAEPASVDGGEITDKGYINQRAVLTRRAAAVAVLEDDASSEWIGCAG, from the coding sequence ATGACGACAGCTGCTGTCATCAGCCGCAACGACCCCACAGCCCTGTTCGCAACGCCCGCGGTCGTGGCCGATCGCCGCGCCGACGGCAGCATCATCGTGAAATCGGCCACGCCGCTGCAGCCGCATGCGCGCTGCGTCGGCGACTGGCTCGAGCACTGGGCGCGGCAAACGCCCGATAAGATCTTTCTCGGCGAGCGCGCCAGTGTCGATGCGCCGTGGGCGACCGTCAGCTATGGCGATGCGCTGCGGCAGGTGCGCAACACAGCCGCCTGGATCCTGGCGCGGGGCTTGAGCGCCGAGCGCCCGCTGGTCATTCTCTCCGACAACAGCGTCGACCATGCGCTGTTCGCGCTCGCCGCCATGCATGTCGGCGTGCCGGCGGCGGCGATCTCGCCGGCCTATTCGCTGGTGTCGAAGGATTTCGACAAGCTCAAGAGCATGGTCAAGCTGCTCGATCCCGGCGCGATCTATATTTCCAGCATAAGACCGTTCGCGGCGGCACTGGCGGCGATCAGGCCGCTGCACACGGCTGATATCGTCAGCGGCGACGCTGACGGCAGTGATGCGATTTCGTTCCGGTCCATTGCCGCGACTCCGGAAGCCGGCGCGGTCGCAAAGGCCTTCGCGGCGGTCGGGCCGGACACGATCGCCAAATTCCTGTTCACCTCGGGCTCGACCGGCACGCCGAAAGCCGTGATCAACACCCAGCGCATGCTGACCTCGAGCCAGCAGGCCAAGGCGCAGACCTGGTCCTTTCTCGATGCCGCGCGCGACGATCTGGTGATCCTGGACTGGTTGCCCTGGAGCCACACCTTCGGTGCCAACCACAATTTCAACCTGGTGCTGCGCAACGGCGGCACGCTCTATATCGACGGCGGCAAGCCGGCGCCGGGCCTGTTCGCGACGTCGCTCGCCAATCTGCGCAGCGTGATGCCGACGGTGTACTTCAACGTGCCGCGCGGCTTCGACATGCTGATCGCGGCGTTGCGCGGCGACGACGAGTTGCGCCGGAAATTCTTCGGCGAGGTGAAGTTCGCCTTCTATGCCGGCGCGGCGCTGCCGCAGAATCTCTGGGACGCTATGGAAGAGCTGTCGATCAAGACTACCGGCCGGGCTCTGCCGATGGTGTCGGCCTGGGGCTCCACCGAGACCTCGCCGCTCGCCACCGACTGCCATTTCCAGGCGAAGCGATCCGGCAATATCGGCGTGCCGATACCCGGCACCGAACTGAAACTGGTGCCGTCCGGCGACAAGCTCGAGGTGCGCGTGCGCGGACCCAATGTCACGCCGGGCTACTGGAAGGCGCCGGAACTGACCGCGCAGGCGTTCGACGCGGAAGGCTTCTATCTGATCGGCGACGCCGTGACATTTGCCGACCCGGACCGGCCCGAACTCGGACTGTTCTTCGACGGCCGCGTCGCCGAGGACTTCAAGCTCAATTCCGGCACCTGGGTCAGCGTCGGCACCCTGCGCGTCGCCGGCATTACCGCGCTGGCGCCCCTGGCGCAGGACATCGTCGTGACCGGCCATGGCGGCGATCACGTGCGCTTCCTGGTGTTTCCCAATATCGCCGCCTGCCGCGCCCATGCCGGCCTGCCCGACAGCGCCGACATCCATGAGGTGATCGCGAACGAGAAGGTGCGTGCCGCCATCGCGCAAGGCCTCGCAAAGCTCAAAGCGCAGAGCGGCGGTGGCTCCTCCGCGCACGCGACCCGCGCGCTGTTGCTCGCCGAGCCTGCTTCCGTCGACGGCGGCGAGATCACCGACAAGGGCTATATCAACCAGCGCGCGGTGCTGACGCGCCGCGCGGCCGCGGTGGCAGTGCTGGAAGACGATGCGTCGAGTGAATGGATCGGCTGCGCGGGCTAG
- a CDS encoding MarR family winged helix-turn-helix transcriptional regulator, whose protein sequence is MKNPVPTVGKRRENGKTRRPDRDGEIGLDGLVGHAGYAVRRFQIWIFQDFIRTLAAVDIKPTQYSVMTVIGANPGMTQMAVAKRLGIERARLVHLLDSLEARNLVKRVPSRTDRRSHALHLTPSGQTSLRQFKMLAAEHERHVDEKIGPENRRRLLEILSAFH, encoded by the coding sequence TTGAAAAATCCCGTTCCTACCGTCGGCAAGCGGAGGGAAAACGGCAAGACGCGCCGCCCGGATCGCGACGGCGAGATCGGCCTCGACGGGCTGGTCGGCCATGCCGGCTACGCGGTACGGCGCTTCCAAATCTGGATCTTTCAGGATTTTATCCGGACGCTTGCCGCCGTCGACATCAAGCCCACGCAGTATTCTGTCATGACGGTGATCGGCGCGAACCCGGGCATGACCCAGATGGCCGTTGCCAAGCGACTTGGCATCGAGCGCGCCCGGCTGGTGCACCTCCTGGACAGTCTCGAGGCGCGCAATCTGGTCAAGCGCGTTCCTTCACGAACCGACCGGCGGTCGCACGCGCTGCATCTCACTCCCAGCGGGCAGACCTCGCTTCGGCAGTTCAAGATGCTCGCCGCCGAACATGAGCGGCACGTCGACGAAAAAATCGGGCCGGAGAATCGCAGGCGGCTGCTGGAAATTCTCTCCGCATTCCATTGA